A stretch of the Pseudomonadota bacterium genome encodes the following:
- the plsX gene encoding phosphate acyltransferase PlsX, translating into MTSPLTIALDAMGGDIGCGVVVPAAMLALEQHSDINIILVGDSAILQAALQRAGGADNPRLRVAHASQCVDMDELPSHALRNKKDSSMRVAINLVKEGGAHACVSAGNTGALMATARFVLKMLPGIDRPAICTALPTQRTHTWMLDLGANVDCDAEHLFQFALMGSVLAQSVDGNERPAIGVLNIGEEEIKGNEQVKQAAKLIAGSHLNYIGYAEGDDIYRGSFDVIVCDGFVGNIALKTSEGVAQMIATFIKQEFTRNVLTRLAALVAMPVLRAFRRRIDPRRYNGASLLGLNGIVIKSHGGADALAFANAVKVAVIAAREQVPERIRLQLEAWRAGRQEAV; encoded by the coding sequence ATGACGAGTCCGCTGACGATTGCGCTGGACGCCATGGGTGGCGATATCGGCTGTGGCGTCGTGGTGCCGGCGGCCATGCTGGCGCTGGAGCAGCACAGCGACATCAATATCATCCTGGTTGGCGACAGTGCGATCCTGCAGGCTGCCCTGCAGCGGGCGGGCGGAGCGGACAACCCGCGCCTGCGCGTCGCGCATGCCAGCCAGTGCGTCGACATGGACGAGTTGCCGTCCCATGCCCTGCGCAACAAGAAGGATTCCTCCATGCGGGTCGCAATCAACCTGGTCAAGGAGGGGGGTGCGCACGCCTGTGTCAGCGCGGGCAATACCGGTGCACTCATGGCCACCGCGCGTTTCGTGCTGAAGATGCTGCCCGGCATCGACCGCCCGGCCATCTGCACCGCGCTGCCGACACAGCGCACGCATACCTGGATGCTGGACCTTGGCGCCAATGTCGACTGCGATGCGGAGCACCTGTTCCAGTTTGCCCTGATGGGCTCGGTGCTGGCACAGTCGGTGGACGGCAACGAGCGTCCCGCCATCGGTGTGCTCAACATCGGCGAGGAGGAGATCAAGGGCAACGAACAGGTCAAGCAAGCCGCGAAACTGATCGCCGGCAGTCACCTGAACTACATCGGCTACGCCGAGGGCGACGATATTTACCGTGGCAGCTTCGATGTCATCGTCTGCGATGGCTTCGTCGGCAATATCGCGCTCAAGACTAGCGAGGGCGTGGCGCAGATGATCGCCACGTTCATTAAGCAGGAATTCACCCGCAATGTTCTGACACGCCTGGCCGCGCTGGTGGCCATGCCCGTGCTCAGGGCATTCCGCCGCCGCATCGATCCGCGCCGCTACAACGGTGCCAGTCTGCTGGGTCTGAACGGCATTGTCATCAAGAGCCATGGCGGCGCGGATGCGCTGGCCTTCGCCAATGCCGTCAAGGTGGCGGTTATCGCGGCGCGCGAACAGGTGCCGGAGCGCATCCGGCTGCAGCTCGAAGCCTGGCGCGCCGGCCGGCAGGAAGCGGTATGA
- a CDS encoding YceD family protein, whose translation MIDHLPERLDLLATADAGRVLQGRLPLASMERVVPLLSSSAGTLQVSLELGKDPDGTRYLAGTVHGTVELQCQRCLEPFELLLDLAFRLGIVRDTEAAARLHARYEPLVVGAEPVRIADIVADEVLLALPLVPAHVEDAQCNEFVKAYRPPEHDLRDSPFAVLAGLKQKQ comes from the coding sequence ATGATTGACCACTTGCCCGAGCGCCTCGACCTGCTCGCGACAGCCGATGCGGGGCGGGTACTGCAAGGCCGCCTGCCGCTGGCCAGTATGGAACGGGTCGTGCCGCTGCTGAGTTCGAGTGCGGGGACTCTGCAGGTGAGTCTCGAGCTGGGCAAGGATCCCGACGGGACGCGATATCTGGCCGGAACCGTACACGGTACCGTGGAGCTGCAGTGCCAGCGCTGCCTGGAGCCGTTCGAGCTATTGCTGGATCTGGCGTTCCGGCTTGGGATCGTGCGCGATACGGAGGCGGCGGCCCGGCTGCACGCGCGTTACGAACCGCTGGTCGTCGGCGCCGAGCCGGTCCGTATCGCCGATATCGTTGCGGACGAGGTGCTGCTCGCCTTGCCGCTGGTGCCCGCGCATGTCGAGGATGCGCAGTGCAATGAATTTGTGAAAGCCTACCGACCGCCCGAGCACGACTTGCGTGACAGTCCGTTTGCCGTGCTGGCGGGATTGAAACAGAAGCAGTAG
- a CDS encoding S49 family peptidase → MSDKGLFGGRRRGNVHFESLEQGGGADDSWHRNVVNRLAFAALEEQRRARRWNIFFKCLLAVYLLALLILYLPTDWAELLEGTTKHTALVDLSGPIADTSEANADTVIEGLRDAFDSENTKGVILRANSPGGSPVQSSYIYHEIKRLREKHPDIPLYAVVTDLCASGCYYVVSAADEIYVDDASIVGSIGVRMDSFGFVDTLQKLGVERRLYTAGENKGFLDPFLPSKESDVQHVKQLLGDIHEQFKNAVRAGRGDRLKDSPALFSGLVWTGAESVDMGLADHIGSAGQVARDVIGAEDIVDYTREPDLLKRISDRIGVAMARTLGELLTDNTATLR, encoded by the coding sequence ATGTCAGACAAGGGATTATTCGGCGGCAGGCGCCGGGGCAATGTGCACTTCGAGTCGCTGGAGCAGGGTGGCGGAGCCGATGACAGCTGGCATCGGAATGTCGTCAACCGGCTGGCGTTCGCGGCCCTCGAAGAGCAACGCCGGGCGCGCCGCTGGAACATATTCTTCAAGTGCCTGCTGGCCGTATACCTGCTGGCGCTGCTGATCCTCTACCTACCGACGGACTGGGCCGAACTGCTCGAAGGCACGACCAAGCATACTGCCCTGGTGGACCTGTCCGGCCCCATAGCGGATACCAGCGAGGCCAATGCGGACACGGTCATCGAGGGCCTGCGCGACGCCTTCGACAGCGAGAACACCAAGGGCGTGATCCTGCGTGCGAATTCGCCCGGCGGCAGCCCCGTGCAATCGTCCTACATCTATCACGAGATCAAGCGGCTGCGCGAGAAGCATCCGGATATCCCGCTATACGCGGTGGTCACCGACCTCTGCGCCTCCGGCTGCTACTATGTCGTGTCCGCGGCGGACGAGATCTATGTCGACGACGCCAGCATCGTCGGTTCCATCGGCGTGCGCATGGACAGTTTCGGCTTCGTCGATACCTTGCAGAAGCTCGGCGTCGAACGACGTCTGTATACTGCCGGTGAGAACAAGGGCTTCCTCGATCCCTTCCTGCCGAGCAAGGAATCGGATGTCCAACACGTGAAACAACTGCTCGGCGACATCCATGAACAGTTCAAGAACGCGGTGCGCGCCGGTCGCGGCGACCGCCTCAAGGACAGCCCGGCCTTGTTCAGCGGGCTGGTCTGGACCGGCGCGGAAAGTGTGGACATGGGCCTGGCCGATCACATCGGCAGTGCCGGACAGGTGGCGCGCGACGTGATCGGCGCAGAGGATATCGTCGACTACACCCGCGAGCCGGACCTGCTCAAGCGTATCAGCGATCGCATCGGCGTAGCCATGGCGCGTACCCTGGGCGAGCTGCTGACGGACAACACGGCGACGCTGCGCTAG
- a CDS encoding acetyl-CoA carboxylase biotin carboxylase subunit codes for MLKKILIANRGEIAVRIIRACAEAGITSVAIYADADSHALHVKKADEAYNIGPESIAGYLNAHRIVNLAIATGCDAVHPGYGFLSENPLLAEICQSRNIRFIGPDAAVIRQMGDKVAARHAMQAAGIPVIPGSDGNLANVDEAVILAAEIGYPVMLKATSGGGGRGIRRCDNETQLRRNYERVLSEASKAFGSAEIFMEKCIERPRHIEVQILADRHGNVVHLFERDCSIQRRHQKLIEIAPSPQLDDTQRQWLGKMAVRAAQAVNYENAGTVEFLLAPDGQFYFMEMNTRLQVEHTVSEAITGIDIVQEQIRIASGLPLTYLQEQIGRRGFAMELRINAEDPKNDFLPSFGRITRYFAPGGPGVRTDAAIYTGYQIPPHYDSMCAKLTVWALTWEGLLNRASRALRDTGVYGVRTTIPYYMEILKVPGFRSGRFDTGFVEDHPELVGYTTSRPNRELSAAITAALSAHLGL; via the coding sequence TTGCTCAAGAAAATCCTGATAGCCAACCGTGGCGAAATTGCCGTGCGCATCATACGGGCCTGCGCAGAGGCCGGGATCACCTCCGTGGCGATCTATGCCGATGCGGACAGCCACGCCCTGCACGTGAAAAAGGCTGACGAGGCCTACAACATCGGGCCGGAATCCATCGCCGGCTACCTCAACGCCCACCGCATCGTCAATCTCGCGATCGCGACCGGGTGCGACGCGGTCCACCCCGGTTACGGCTTCCTCTCGGAAAACCCGCTGCTGGCGGAAATCTGCCAGTCACGCAACATCAGGTTCATCGGGCCGGATGCCGCCGTGATCAGGCAGATGGGCGACAAGGTCGCCGCGCGCCATGCCATGCAGGCGGCTGGCATTCCGGTGATCCCCGGCAGCGACGGCAACCTCGCCAACGTCGACGAGGCCGTGATCCTGGCCGCGGAGATCGGCTATCCCGTCATGCTCAAGGCGACGTCGGGCGGCGGCGGCCGCGGGATCCGGCGCTGCGACAATGAAACCCAGCTGCGTCGCAACTACGAACGGGTGCTTTCGGAGGCCAGCAAGGCCTTCGGCTCGGCCGAGATATTCATGGAGAAATGCATCGAGCGGCCGCGCCACATCGAGGTGCAGATCCTGGCTGACCGGCATGGCAACGTCGTACACCTGTTCGAACGCGACTGCTCGATCCAGCGCCGCCACCAGAAGCTGATAGAGATCGCCCCGTCGCCGCAGCTCGACGATACCCAGCGCCAGTGGCTGGGCAAGATGGCGGTGCGCGCCGCACAGGCCGTCAACTACGAAAACGCCGGCACGGTGGAATTCCTGCTCGCACCCGATGGGCAATTCTACTTCATGGAGATGAACACCCGTCTGCAGGTCGAGCACACGGTAAGCGAGGCCATTACCGGCATAGATATCGTGCAGGAACAGATCCGCATCGCCAGCGGACTGCCGCTGACCTACTTGCAGGAGCAGATCGGGCGCCGCGGCTTCGCCATGGAGCTGCGCATCAACGCCGAGGACCCGAAGAACGATTTTCTGCCCAGTTTCGGCCGCATCACACGCTACTTCGCCCCGGGCGGCCCCGGCGTCCGTACCGATGCCGCGATCTACACCGGCTACCAGATCCCGCCGCACTACGATTCCATGTGCGCGAAACTCACCGTATGGGCGCTGACCTGGGAAGGCCTCCTCAACCGTGCCAGCCGGGCCCTGCGCGATACCGGGGTCTACGGCGTCCGGACCACCATCCCGTACTACATGGAAATCCTCAAGGTACCCGGGTTCCGCTCTGGCCGCTTCGATACCGGATTTGTTGAGGATCATCCCGAGCTGGTAGGCTACACCACCAGCCGGCCCAACCGCGAACTGAGCGCCGCGATCACTGCCGCCCTGTCCGCCCATCTGGGCCTGTAA
- a CDS encoding GlsB/YeaQ/YmgE family stress response membrane protein, protein MPAWSLFVWLAIGAVAGLLARNLLGGTPPFGRIGDIVLGIAGGVVGGYLLALLGIGGGGTVGGLLLTCVAALAGAVLLVWLTQLIKPAA, encoded by the coding sequence ATGCCGGCTTGGTCATTGTTCGTCTGGTTGGCGATCGGCGCCGTCGCGGGCTTGCTCGCACGCAACTTGCTGGGCGGTACGCCGCCGTTCGGCAGGATCGGTGATATCGTGCTCGGTATCGCCGGCGGCGTGGTTGGCGGCTATCTGCTGGCATTGCTGGGTATCGGTGGCGGCGGCACGGTAGGTGGTCTGCTGCTGACCTGCGTCGCGGCGCTGGCAGGTGCCGTATTGCTGGTTTGGCTGACGCAGCTGATCAAGCCGGCAGCCTGA
- a CDS encoding HAD-IA family hydrolase produces MTASVKFIVFDWDGTLMDSEAQIVSCLHGAIADLGLPPMRDDTVKDVIGLGLREAVEALLPGRDEAFRQSFVEAYRRYWFASEGSSLFAGAREMLELLRAQGFLLGIATGKARRGLIQVLEQTGLTNHFDATRCADETASKPHPRMLLELMEEVGVAARATLMVGDTEYDMEMATNAGAGKVAVRSGVHSETRLCRHAPLTCLDGVAELPAWLSTTGLVKN; encoded by the coding sequence ATGACCGCGAGCGTAAAGTTCATCGTATTTGACTGGGACGGCACCCTCATGGATTCCGAGGCGCAGATCGTGTCTTGCCTGCACGGGGCTATCGCCGATCTTGGGCTGCCACCGATGCGCGACGACACCGTCAAGGACGTGATCGGACTGGGGTTGCGCGAGGCCGTCGAAGCGTTGCTGCCGGGGCGCGACGAGGCGTTCCGGCAGTCATTCGTCGAGGCCTACCGCAGGTACTGGTTCGCCTCCGAGGGCTCCAGCCTGTTCGCGGGTGCACGCGAGATGCTCGAACTGCTGCGGGCACAGGGATTTCTGCTCGGCATCGCCACCGGTAAAGCCCGCCGCGGGCTGATACAGGTGCTCGAGCAGACCGGTCTCACGAATCATTTCGATGCCACCCGCTGTGCCGACGAGACGGCCTCCAAGCCGCATCCGCGCATGCTGCTGGAGCTGATGGAGGAAGTGGGTGTGGCGGCGCGTGCGACGCTCATGGTGGGTGATACCGAGTATGATATGGAAATGGCCACCAATGCCGGCGCCGGCAAGGTGGCGGTACGGTCCGGCGTGCATTCGGAAACGCGACTGTGCCGGCATGCGCCGCTGACATGCCTGGACGGCGTGGCCGAGCTGCCGGCATGGCTGTCCACAACGGGGCTTGTAAAAAATTGA
- the rpmF gene encoding 50S ribosomal protein L32 yields the protein MAVQQNRKTPSKRGMRRAHDRLTARALSIEPTTGETHLRHHISADGFYRGRKVIAKDQA from the coding sequence ATGGCCGTTCAGCAAAACCGCAAGACACCGTCGAAGCGTGGCATGCGCCGCGCCCACGACCGGCTGACTGCACGGGCGCTGTCCATCGAACCGACCACGGGCGAGACACATCTGCGCCATCACATCAGTGCCGACGGTTTCTACCGCGGCCGCAAGGTCATCGCCAAAGACCAGGCCTGA
- a CDS encoding Maf family nucleotide pyrophosphatase, with product MTGQPPLILASTSPFRRQLLERLRLPFTTAAPEVDETPRPGETPHELVIRLAEAKARAIGATQRGLIIGSDQVATTGTDILGKPGTHERAAAQLGHLSGQRVTFHTGLCLLHSAVDEVQVDDVPYHVVFRTLATDQIERYLRAERPYNCAGSFKSEGLGITLFERLEGDDPTALIGLPLIRLTRMLARAGVILP from the coding sequence ATGACCGGCCAGCCCCCCCTGATCCTGGCCTCGACTTCCCCGTTCCGCCGGCAATTGCTGGAGCGGCTGCGCCTGCCGTTTACCACCGCGGCACCCGAGGTCGACGAAACCCCGCGCCCCGGCGAAACGCCACATGAGCTGGTCATCCGCCTGGCCGAGGCCAAGGCGCGCGCCATCGGTGCCACCCAGCGCGGTCTGATCATCGGTTCCGACCAGGTCGCCACGACGGGTACTGACATCCTGGGCAAGCCCGGCACGCACGAACGCGCAGCGGCACAGCTGGGCCACCTCTCCGGCCAACGCGTCACCTTCCATACCGGTCTCTGCCTGCTGCACAGCGCCGTCGACGAAGTACAGGTGGATGATGTGCCCTACCACGTAGTGTTCCGCACGCTCGCCACCGACCAGATCGAACGTTACCTGCGTGCGGAACGACCCTACAACTGCGCCGGCAGCTTCAAGTCGGAGGGGCTCGGCATCACCCTGTTCGAACGCTTGGAGGGCGATGACCCGACCGCGCTGATCGGCTTGCCGCTGATCCGGCTGACCCGCATGCTGGCACGCGCCGGTGTGATCCTGCCCTAG
- the oadA gene encoding sodium-extruding oxaloacetate decarboxylase subunit alpha produces the protein MPSVHVTDVILRDAHQSLIATRLRTADMLPVCAQLDRIGYWSLEAWGGATFDACLRYLKEDPWERLQQLRAALPNTRLQMLLRGQNLLGYRHYSDDVVRAFVARAAANGIDVFRIFDALNDTRNLKTAIRAVLETGKHAQGTICYTTSPVHDIGTFVAMGRELEAMGCQSIAIKDMAGLLTPMVTAELVTRLREAVSLPLHLHCHATAGTAEMCLLKAVECGCTHIDTAISSFSGSTSHAATESLVAALRGTDFDTGLDLEALQTIAQHFRTVRKKYHQFESENHDPDTRVQVYQVPGGMISNLYTQLREQGALDRVEAVFAEIPRVRKELGYPPLVTPTSQIIGTQAVLNVLTGKRYQTITNEVKLYLQGRYGRPPAPLDPAVRQQAIGKESTIDVRPADLLADEMATLRAGIGDLAASEEDVLTYAMFPEIGKDFLSHRKAGTLTPEPLALEVAELGGERRSRPTEFRVILHGEPYHIKITGTGHRTLDNRPFYMTVDGVPEEVLVETLDELPAEGGRGKREPHASGSQRPRPTQPGHVTTSMPGTIIDVLVQVGDKVEAGTPVLITEAMKMETEITAPIAGTVVAVNVSKGEAVNPDETLVEIRAGG, from the coding sequence ATGCCAAGCGTACACGTTACCGATGTCATCCTGCGCGATGCGCACCAGTCGCTGATCGCCACACGACTGCGCACCGCCGACATGCTGCCAGTGTGTGCACAGCTGGACCGTATCGGCTACTGGTCACTGGAAGCGTGGGGCGGCGCCACCTTCGATGCCTGCCTGCGCTATCTGAAGGAGGATCCGTGGGAGCGCCTGCAGCAGCTGCGTGCGGCCCTGCCGAATACGCGCCTGCAGATGCTGCTGCGCGGACAGAATCTGCTCGGTTACCGGCATTACTCCGACGACGTGGTACGTGCCTTCGTGGCACGCGCCGCCGCCAACGGTATCGACGTGTTTCGCATCTTCGACGCGCTGAACGATACGCGCAACCTGAAAACGGCGATCCGGGCGGTGCTGGAGACCGGCAAGCATGCGCAGGGCACGATTTGCTATACCACCAGCCCGGTACACGATATCGGGACCTTCGTCGCCATGGGACGGGAGCTGGAAGCCATGGGTTGCCAGAGCATTGCCATCAAGGACATGGCCGGCCTGCTGACACCGATGGTCACCGCGGAGCTGGTCACCCGGCTGCGCGAAGCGGTCTCGCTGCCGCTGCACCTGCATTGCCATGCCACGGCGGGTACTGCGGAGATGTGCCTGCTCAAGGCGGTGGAATGCGGCTGCACTCACATCGATACCGCCATCTCGTCGTTCTCGGGCAGCACCAGCCATGCCGCCACCGAAAGCCTGGTGGCGGCGCTGCGTGGTACGGATTTCGACACGGGGCTGGATCTCGAGGCACTGCAAACCATCGCCCAGCATTTCCGCACGGTGCGCAAAAAATATCACCAGTTCGAAAGCGAGAATCACGATCCTGACACGCGCGTGCAGGTCTATCAGGTGCCGGGCGGCATGATCTCCAATCTGTACACCCAGTTGCGCGAACAGGGCGCGCTGGACCGCGTCGAAGCGGTCTTTGCCGAGATCCCGCGCGTGCGCAAGGAGCTCGGCTATCCACCCCTGGTGACGCCCACCTCGCAGATCATCGGCACCCAGGCGGTGCTGAACGTGCTCACCGGCAAGCGGTATCAGACGATCACCAACGAAGTGAAGCTGTACCTGCAGGGTCGCTACGGACGCCCGCCGGCACCGCTCGACCCCGCCGTGCGCCAACAGGCGATCGGCAAGGAAAGCACCATCGATGTCCGCCCCGCGGACCTGCTCGCAGACGAGATGGCTACATTGCGCGCCGGCATCGGTGACCTGGCCGCGAGCGAGGAGGACGTGCTCACCTACGCAATGTTCCCCGAGATCGGCAAGGATTTCCTCAGCCACCGCAAGGCAGGCACGCTCACGCCCGAACCGCTGGCACTGGAGGTGGCCGAGCTGGGCGGCGAACGGCGTTCGCGCCCCACCGAGTTCCGGGTCATCCTGCACGGCGAGCCCTACCACATCAAGATCACCGGTACCGGCCACCGCACCCTGGACAACCGTCCGTTCTACATGACGGTGGACGGCGTTCCCGAGGAAGTGCTGGTGGAGACGCTGGACGAGCTCCCGGCGGAAGGCGGGCGCGGCAAACGCGAGCCGCACGCCTCGGGCAGCCAGCGCCCGCGTCCGACCCAGCCGGGGCACGTCACCACATCCATGCCCGGCACCATCATCGACGTACTCGTGCAGGTCGGCGACAAGGTGGAAGCCGGCACACCGGTCCTGATCACCGAGGCCATGAAAATGGAAACCGAGATCACGGCGCCAATCGCCGGCACGGTAGTTGCCGTCAACGTCAGCAAGGGCGAGGCGGTCAACCCCGATGAGACGCTAGTGGAAATCCGGGCCGGCGGTTAG
- a CDS encoding RluA family pseudouridine synthase encodes MSRTSATTTDRPQARLVNVSDEEAGQRIDNFLARHLKGVPKSHIYRILRRGEVRVNSGRIQARYKVRAGDAVRIPPVRLAAPEGPARQPPPRLSLEVLFENGRCLVVNKPAGMAVHGGSGVSFGVIEALRAAHPGAPFLELAHRLDRETSGCLLLARRRSFLRAFHAQQHAGTVHKRYLALLAGGWKGGERTVDAPLRKNQLQGGERVVRVAADGKPAVSVFRPLAHYPGATLVEVELLTGRTHQIRVHAAHLGYPLAGDLKYGDRDFNTRMRTFGLRRMFLHASRLSFTDPADAAVIEVTAPLDPALQAVLERLESS; translated from the coding sequence ATGTCCCGAACATCCGCCACAACTACCGACCGACCGCAGGCGCGCCTTGTCAACGTCAGCGACGAGGAGGCCGGCCAACGCATTGACAATTTTCTGGCACGGCATCTCAAGGGTGTCCCCAAGAGCCATATTTACCGCATCCTGCGGCGCGGCGAAGTACGCGTGAACAGCGGACGCATCCAGGCGCGCTACAAGGTACGTGCCGGCGATGCGGTGCGGATCCCACCCGTGCGGTTGGCTGCGCCGGAGGGACCTGCCCGACAGCCGCCACCGCGGCTGTCGCTGGAGGTGCTGTTCGAGAACGGCCGCTGCCTGGTCGTCAACAAGCCGGCGGGCATGGCCGTACACGGTGGCAGCGGGGTCAGTTTTGGCGTGATCGAGGCGCTGCGGGCGGCGCATCCCGGGGCACCGTTTCTGGAACTGGCGCACCGGCTCGATCGGGAGACTTCCGGCTGCCTGCTGCTGGCGCGGCGGCGCAGTTTTCTGCGGGCCTTCCATGCGCAGCAGCACGCAGGCACGGTACACAAGCGCTATCTGGCGCTGCTGGCCGGCGGCTGGAAGGGCGGGGAGCGAACTGTGGATGCACCGCTGCGCAAGAACCAGCTGCAGGGTGGGGAACGCGTGGTGCGCGTCGCGGCCGACGGCAAACCGGCGGTCTCCGTGTTCCGTCCGCTGGCGCATTATCCGGGTGCCACGCTGGTGGAGGTCGAACTGCTGACCGGCCGCACCCATCAGATCCGCGTGCATGCCGCCCATCTCGGTTATCCGCTCGCCGGTGACCTGAAATACGGTGACCGGGACTTCAACACCCGCATGCGCACATTCGGGCTGCGGCGGATGTTCCTGCACGCCAGCCGGCTGAGCTTCACCGACCCTGCCGACGCTGCGGTGATCGAAGTCACGGCGCCGCTCGACCCCGCCCTGCAGGCTGTTCTCGAACGGCTCGAATCGTCATAA